Proteins from a single region of Pseudomonas fulva:
- a CDS encoding glycosyltransferase family 2 protein, whose amino-acid sequence MSVLDRPLVSVIVPCYNYAAYVAAALRSVLAQDYENFELIVVDDGSRDESAEIIEQVLQAHRQSSKVRRIEFVRQENQGVSAALNTGLALAGGVFVATFDADDVMPAGRLALQAAYLAGHPEVGCLGGVAVRIDEHGAILPKRDKKRLVRRYDFHGALAAALVVGGNIAVYRRDVMHAVGGYDPAIKVQDFQMTLKIAHAGFYVDVLPDVVTLYRKHPHSLSKQYKSEYDYGLQVIAAYRDHPGYPSAKARLITKALRMAVTDDKAYAWQLLRQVPLTQWDRQLLKRVRHLLLKKGRLERKEHV is encoded by the coding sequence GTGAGTGTCTTGGATCGGCCGCTCGTTTCGGTAATCGTGCCTTGTTATAACTATGCCGCCTATGTCGCCGCTGCGCTGCGCAGCGTATTGGCCCAGGATTATGAGAACTTCGAGCTGATCGTCGTTGATGACGGTTCCCGTGATGAGAGCGCCGAGATCATCGAGCAGGTTTTGCAGGCTCATCGACAGTCCAGCAAGGTGAGGCGGATCGAGTTCGTCAGGCAGGAAAACCAGGGGGTAAGTGCCGCGCTGAATACCGGCCTGGCCCTGGCCGGCGGGGTCTTCGTGGCGACCTTCGATGCTGACGATGTGATGCCGGCTGGCCGCTTGGCGCTGCAGGCCGCCTACCTCGCAGGGCATCCAGAAGTAGGGTGCCTGGGAGGCGTGGCGGTGAGGATCGACGAGCACGGTGCGATCCTGCCTAAAAGGGACAAGAAACGGTTGGTTCGTCGCTATGATTTCCACGGGGCGCTAGCCGCCGCGCTTGTCGTAGGCGGCAACATTGCCGTCTATCGACGTGACGTCATGCACGCGGTTGGCGGCTACGATCCGGCGATCAAGGTGCAGGATTTCCAGATGACGCTAAAGATCGCCCATGCGGGATTTTACGTGGATGTACTGCCCGACGTGGTAACGCTCTACCGTAAACATCCCCACAGTCTGTCGAAGCAATACAAGTCCGAATATGACTATGGACTGCAGGTGATAGCGGCATACCGGGACCATCCAGGCTACCCGTCTGCCAAGGCGCGGCTGATTACCAAGGCGTTACGCATGGCCGTCACCGACGACAAGGCATATGCCTGGCAGTTGTTGCGCCAGGTTCCGCTCACGCAGTGGGACCGGCAGTTACTCAAGCGAGTGAGACACCTGCTTTTGAAAAAGGGCAGGCTAGAGAGAAAAGAGCATGTGTGA